A genomic stretch from Cherax quadricarinatus isolate ZL_2023a chromosome 63, ASM3850222v1, whole genome shotgun sequence includes:
- the LOC128698257 gene encoding inositol monophosphatase 1 isoform X5 has protein sequence MANVEPQECLSVALKLVKQAGDLVRDAIKKKKNIEMKSSAVDLVTETDKAVEKLLITGLSSAFPDHKFIGEESVAGGEKCVLTDEPTWIIDPVDGTMNFVHSFPYTCISVALWVNKDAEVGIVYNPILEHMFTALKGQGAYLNDEKISASGETDLSKALVFSEMGTSHDPEKVDTVITNITTLLTKVHGCRTMGCAALHMSHVARGAADANYTMGVHCWDIAAGSLLVKEAGGVVIDTAESVPWDRAP, from the exons ATGGCGAATGTTGAGCCACAAGAATGCTTATCAGTTGCCTTGAAGCTGGTCAAGCAAGCCggtgat CTTGTGCGTGATGCcatcaaaaagaaaaaaaatattgagatGAAGAGTTCAGCTGTGGACCTTGTAACGGAGACAGACAAGGCAGTAGAAAAGCTGCTGATAACTGGCTTGTCTAGTGCCTTCCCAGACCACAA ATTCATCGGTGAGGAATCTGTGGCAGGTGGAGAAAAATGTGTCCTTACGGATGAGCCAACTTGGATTATTGACCCTGTAGATGGGACAATGAATTTTGTACACAGTTTCCCATACACTTGCATCTCAGTGGCTCTGTGGGTAAATAAAGATGCTGAAGTAGGCATTGTGTATAACCCAATACTGGAACACATGTTTACTGCTCTGAAAGGCCAGGGTGCATACTTGAATGATGAGAAAATTTCAGCATCAGGAGAAACAG ACCTGAGTAAAGCCCTTGTATTTTCTGAAATGGGAACAAGTCATGACCCTGAAAAGGTGGATACAGTAATAaccaacattacaacactgttgACAAAAGTCCATGG GTGCCGCACCATGGGCTGTGCTGCCTTACACATGTCTCATGTGGCTCGGGGGGCAGCAGACGCTAACTATACCATGGGTGTCCACTGCTGGGATATTGCAGCAGGTTCTTTATTGGTAAAGGAAGCTGGAGGAGTGGTTATTGACACTGCAG AATCCGTGCCATGGGATCGTGCACCTTGA
- the LOC128698257 gene encoding inositol monophosphatase 1 isoform X6: MKSSAVDLVTETDKAVEKLLITGLSSAFPDHKFIGEESVAGGEKCVLTDEPTWIIDPVDGTMNFVHSFPYTCISVALWVNKDAEVGIVYNPILEHMFTALKGQGAYLNDEKISASGETDLSKALVFSEMGTSHDPEKVDTVITNITTLLTKVHGIRAMGSCTLNMCHVALGGVDACFEFGIHSWDTAAAYLVVKEAGGVIIDTEGGPFDLMRRRVLCASTQELAEKIAKLLKQYQPERDDAH, translated from the exons atGAAGAGTTCAGCTGTGGACCTTGTAACGGAGACAGACAAGGCAGTAGAAAAGCTGCTGATAACTGGCTTGTCTAGTGCCTTCCCAGACCACAA ATTCATCGGTGAGGAATCTGTGGCAGGTGGAGAAAAATGTGTCCTTACGGATGAGCCAACTTGGATTATTGACCCTGTAGATGGGACAATGAATTTTGTACACAGTTTCCCATACACTTGCATCTCAGTGGCTCTGTGGGTAAATAAAGATGCTGAAGTAGGCATTGTGTATAACCCAATACTGGAACACATGTTTACTGCTCTGAAAGGCCAGGGTGCATACTTGAATGATGAGAAAATTTCAGCATCAGGAGAAACAG ACCTGAGTAAAGCCCTTGTATTTTCTGAAATGGGAACAAGTCATGACCCTGAAAAGGTGGATACAGTAATAaccaacattacaacactgttgACAAAAGTCCATGG AATCCGTGCCATGGGATCGTGCACCTTGAATATGTGTCATGTAGCTCTGGGTGGTGTTGATGCCTGCTTTGAGTTTGGCATTCATAGCTGGGACACGGCAGCAGCTTACTTGGTCGTAAAGGAAGCAGGGGGAGTGATCATTGATACTGAGG GTGGCCCATTTGACTTAATGCGTCGGCGAGTACTGTGTGCTTCAACACAAGAATTAGCAGAGAAGATAGCTAAGCTCCTGAAGCAGTACCAACCAGAACGAGATGATGCTCATTAG
- the LOC128698257 gene encoding inositol monophosphatase 1 isoform X4 — MANVEPQECLSVALKLVKQAGDLVRDAIKKKKNIEMKSSAVDLVTETDKAVEKLLITGLSSAFPDHKFIGEESVAGGEKCVLTDEPTWIIDPVDGTMNFVHSFPYTCISVALWVNKDAEVGIVYNPILEHMFTALKGQGAYLNDEKISASGETDLSKALVFSEMGTSHDPEKVDTVITNITTLLTKVHGFRSVGSSALTIVSVAAGWADAFFHSGLCCWDSAAGYLILREAGGYICDTKGGPFDLMRRRVLCASTQELAEKIAKLLKQYQPERDDAH; from the exons ATGGCGAATGTTGAGCCACAAGAATGCTTATCAGTTGCCTTGAAGCTGGTCAAGCAAGCCggtgat CTTGTGCGTGATGCcatcaaaaagaaaaaaaatattgagatGAAGAGTTCAGCTGTGGACCTTGTAACGGAGACAGACAAGGCAGTAGAAAAGCTGCTGATAACTGGCTTGTCTAGTGCCTTCCCAGACCACAA ATTCATCGGTGAGGAATCTGTGGCAGGTGGAGAAAAATGTGTCCTTACGGATGAGCCAACTTGGATTATTGACCCTGTAGATGGGACAATGAATTTTGTACACAGTTTCCCATACACTTGCATCTCAGTGGCTCTGTGGGTAAATAAAGATGCTGAAGTAGGCATTGTGTATAACCCAATACTGGAACACATGTTTACTGCTCTGAAAGGCCAGGGTGCATACTTGAATGATGAGAAAATTTCAGCATCAGGAGAAACAG ACCTGAGTAAAGCCCTTGTATTTTCTGAAATGGGAACAAGTCATGACCCTGAAAAGGTGGATACAGTAATAaccaacattacaacactgttgACAAAAGTCCATGG TTTTCGAAGTGTAGGATCATCTGCTCTTACAATAGTGAGTGTAGCAGCGGGTTGGGCAGATGCCTTTTTTCATTCTGGTTTGTGTTGTTGGGACTCGGCTGCTGGATACCTGATACTGAGGGAGGCTGGGGGATATATTTGCGACACTAAAG GTGGCCCATTTGACTTAATGCGTCGGCGAGTACTGTGTGCTTCAACACAAGAATTAGCAGAGAAGATAGCTAAGCTCCTGAAGCAGTACCAACCAGAACGAGATGATGCTCATTAG
- the LOC128698257 gene encoding inositol monophosphatase 1 isoform X1 yields MANVEPQECLSVALKLVKQAGDLVRDAIKKKKNIEMKSSAVDLVTETDKAVEKLLITGLSSAFPDHKFIGEESVAGGEKCVLTDEPTWIIDPVDGTMNFVHSFPYTCISVALWVNKDAEVGIVYNPILEHMFTALKGQGAYLNDEKISASGETDLSKALVFSEMGTSHDPEKVDTVITNITTLLTKVHGIRAMGSCTLNMCHVALGGVDACFEFGIHSWDTAAAYLVVKEAGGVIIDTEGGPFDLMRRRVLCASTQELAEKIAKLLKQYQPERDDAH; encoded by the exons ATGGCGAATGTTGAGCCACAAGAATGCTTATCAGTTGCCTTGAAGCTGGTCAAGCAAGCCggtgat CTTGTGCGTGATGCcatcaaaaagaaaaaaaatattgagatGAAGAGTTCAGCTGTGGACCTTGTAACGGAGACAGACAAGGCAGTAGAAAAGCTGCTGATAACTGGCTTGTCTAGTGCCTTCCCAGACCACAA ATTCATCGGTGAGGAATCTGTGGCAGGTGGAGAAAAATGTGTCCTTACGGATGAGCCAACTTGGATTATTGACCCTGTAGATGGGACAATGAATTTTGTACACAGTTTCCCATACACTTGCATCTCAGTGGCTCTGTGGGTAAATAAAGATGCTGAAGTAGGCATTGTGTATAACCCAATACTGGAACACATGTTTACTGCTCTGAAAGGCCAGGGTGCATACTTGAATGATGAGAAAATTTCAGCATCAGGAGAAACAG ACCTGAGTAAAGCCCTTGTATTTTCTGAAATGGGAACAAGTCATGACCCTGAAAAGGTGGATACAGTAATAaccaacattacaacactgttgACAAAAGTCCATGG AATCCGTGCCATGGGATCGTGCACCTTGAATATGTGTCATGTAGCTCTGGGTGGTGTTGATGCCTGCTTTGAGTTTGGCATTCATAGCTGGGACACGGCAGCAGCTTACTTGGTCGTAAAGGAAGCAGGGGGAGTGATCATTGATACTGAGG GTGGCCCATTTGACTTAATGCGTCGGCGAGTACTGTGTGCTTCAACACAAGAATTAGCAGAGAAGATAGCTAAGCTCCTGAAGCAGTACCAACCAGAACGAGATGATGCTCATTAG
- the LOC128698257 gene encoding inositol monophosphatase 1 isoform X3: MANVEPQECLSVALKLVKQAGDLVRDAIKKKKNIEMKSSAVDLVTETDKAVEKLLITGLSSAFPDHKFIGEESVAGGEKCVLTDEPTWIIDPVDGTMNFVHSFPYTCISVALWVNKDAEVGIVYNPILEHMFTALKGQGAYLNDEKISASGETDLSKALVFSEMGTSHDPEKVDTVITNITTLLTKVHGIRGTGSAALSMMSVAAGWCDAFYHYKLCCWDMAAGYLIIREAGGYLCDPQGGPFDLMRRRVLCASTQELAEKIAKLLKQYQPERDDAH; the protein is encoded by the exons ATGGCGAATGTTGAGCCACAAGAATGCTTATCAGTTGCCTTGAAGCTGGTCAAGCAAGCCggtgat CTTGTGCGTGATGCcatcaaaaagaaaaaaaatattgagatGAAGAGTTCAGCTGTGGACCTTGTAACGGAGACAGACAAGGCAGTAGAAAAGCTGCTGATAACTGGCTTGTCTAGTGCCTTCCCAGACCACAA ATTCATCGGTGAGGAATCTGTGGCAGGTGGAGAAAAATGTGTCCTTACGGATGAGCCAACTTGGATTATTGACCCTGTAGATGGGACAATGAATTTTGTACACAGTTTCCCATACACTTGCATCTCAGTGGCTCTGTGGGTAAATAAAGATGCTGAAGTAGGCATTGTGTATAACCCAATACTGGAACACATGTTTACTGCTCTGAAAGGCCAGGGTGCATACTTGAATGATGAGAAAATTTCAGCATCAGGAGAAACAG ACCTGAGTAAAGCCCTTGTATTTTCTGAAATGGGAACAAGTCATGACCCTGAAAAGGTGGATACAGTAATAaccaacattacaacactgttgACAAAAGTCCATGG CATTCGTGGAACAGGTTCAGCTGCTCTTTCCATGATGAGTGTAGCAGCTGGTTGGTGTGATGCTTTCTATCACTATAAATTGTGCTGTTGGGACATGGCTGCTGGGTACCTGATCATTAGGGAAGCTGGGGGGTATTTGTGCGACCCACAAG GTGGCCCATTTGACTTAATGCGTCGGCGAGTACTGTGTGCTTCAACACAAGAATTAGCAGAGAAGATAGCTAAGCTCCTGAAGCAGTACCAACCAGAACGAGATGATGCTCATTAG
- the LOC128698257 gene encoding inositol monophosphatase 1 isoform X2, translating to MANVEPQECLSVALKLVKQAGDLVRDAIKKKKNIEMKSSAVDLVTETDKAVEKLLITGLSSAFPDHKFIGEESVAGGEKCVLTDEPTWIIDPVDGTMNFVHSFPYTCISVALWVNKDAEVGIVYNPILEHMFTALKGQGAYLNDEKISASGETDLSKALVFSEMGTSHDPEKVDTVITNITTLLTKVHGCRTMGCAALHMSHVARGAADANYTMGVHCWDIAAGSLLVKEAGGVVIDTAGGPFDLMRRRVLCASTQELAEKIAKLLKQYQPERDDAH from the exons ATGGCGAATGTTGAGCCACAAGAATGCTTATCAGTTGCCTTGAAGCTGGTCAAGCAAGCCggtgat CTTGTGCGTGATGCcatcaaaaagaaaaaaaatattgagatGAAGAGTTCAGCTGTGGACCTTGTAACGGAGACAGACAAGGCAGTAGAAAAGCTGCTGATAACTGGCTTGTCTAGTGCCTTCCCAGACCACAA ATTCATCGGTGAGGAATCTGTGGCAGGTGGAGAAAAATGTGTCCTTACGGATGAGCCAACTTGGATTATTGACCCTGTAGATGGGACAATGAATTTTGTACACAGTTTCCCATACACTTGCATCTCAGTGGCTCTGTGGGTAAATAAAGATGCTGAAGTAGGCATTGTGTATAACCCAATACTGGAACACATGTTTACTGCTCTGAAAGGCCAGGGTGCATACTTGAATGATGAGAAAATTTCAGCATCAGGAGAAACAG ACCTGAGTAAAGCCCTTGTATTTTCTGAAATGGGAACAAGTCATGACCCTGAAAAGGTGGATACAGTAATAaccaacattacaacactgttgACAAAAGTCCATGG GTGCCGCACCATGGGCTGTGCTGCCTTACACATGTCTCATGTGGCTCGGGGGGCAGCAGACGCTAACTATACCATGGGTGTCCACTGCTGGGATATTGCAGCAGGTTCTTTATTGGTAAAGGAAGCTGGAGGAGTGGTTATTGACACTGCAG GTGGCCCATTTGACTTAATGCGTCGGCGAGTACTGTGTGCTTCAACACAAGAATTAGCAGAGAAGATAGCTAAGCTCCTGAAGCAGTACCAACCAGAACGAGATGATGCTCATTAG